In the Nitrospirota bacterium genome, one interval contains:
- a CDS encoding sigma-54-dependent Fis family transcriptional regulator, which yields MNIEVADKFPQIMGMSLKMIKVFQQIKKFSGKNSHVFISGENGTYKEIVAKSIHSNSLRSKNPFITIDLNAIPKELIEVELFGNKSKLKEANGGSLYINCIEEMDFNLQDKLISFIKNKSIDENNVVDFDVRIICASSKSLPEMIKRRQMQESLSAIFNNAYIRIPALRERKEDILNLAEYFLEENIKKFNLETKQFSKDARNFLQRHDWPGNIRELENTIKKASILSCGPIITRKDLIIDDIGQYSLEEFLEMKLKRYLKEMTELKNCNIHSSVMSEVEKSLIAIVLKETGFNQIKASKTLGINRNTLRAKIKEYKIKI from the coding sequence TTGAATATTGAAGTAGCAGATAAATTTCCTCAAATTATGGGAATGAGTCTCAAAATGATTAAGGTTTTTCAACAGATAAAAAAATTTAGTGGAAAAAATTCCCATGTTTTTATATCTGGTGAAAATGGAACATATAAAGAAATTGTTGCAAAATCAATACACTCTAATAGTTTAAGATCTAAGAATCCTTTTATTACGATTGACCTTAATGCTATTCCAAAAGAGTTAATTGAGGTTGAATTATTTGGAAATAAAAGTAAATTGAAAGAGGCGAATGGAGGGTCGCTTTATATAAATTGTATAGAAGAAATGGATTTTAACCTCCAGGATAAACTTATTAGTTTTATAAAAAATAAATCTATTGACGAAAATAATGTAGTTGATTTTGATGTAAGGATAATTTGTGCATCAAGTAAAAGTTTACCGGAGATGATTAAAAGAAGACAAATGCAGGAATCACTTTCAGCTATTTTCAATAATGCTTATATTAGAATACCAGCACTGAGAGAGAGGAAAGAAGACATCTTAAATCTTGCTGAGTATTTTCTTGAAGAAAATATTAAAAAATTTAATTTAGAAACAAAGCAATTTTCAAAGGATGCACGAAATTTCCTTCAAAGACATGACTGGCCTGGAAATATTCGCGAGCTTGAAAATACTATAAAGAAGGCATCTATTCTTTCTTGTGGTCCGATTATTACCAGAAAAGACCTGATAATAGATGACATTGGTCAATATTCTTTGGAAGAATTTTTAGAGATGAAACTTAAACGCTATTTAAAAGAAATGACAGAACTTAAAAATTGCAATATTCATTCATCTGTCATGTCTGAAGTGGAAAAATCACTCATCGCAATAGTATTAAAAGAGACCGGTTTCAATCAGATTAAAGCCTCAAAGACTCTTGGGATTAACAGAAATACACTCCGTGCAAAAATAAAAGAATATAAAATTAAAATATAG
- a CDS encoding GatB/YqeY domain-containing protein, which yields MSLLQKIEDDYKTALKTSDSLKVSVLRMLKASSKNRQIDKGKELSDEDIIDVISSLCKQRKESIEMFSNGGREDLAKKESQELAILQSYLPRQLSPEEIDKIILESIKETSAQGLKDLGRVMRIVMSRVKGLADGKIVNQRVKDLLTGT from the coding sequence ATGTCCCTCTTGCAAAAAATTGAAGATGATTATAAGACTGCATTAAAAACATCGGACAGTTTAAAGGTTTCTGTTTTAAGAATGCTGAAGGCTTCTTCAAAGAACAGGCAGATAGACAAAGGTAAAGAATTATCCGATGAAGATATAATTGATGTCATTTCATCTCTTTGCAAACAGAGAAAAGAATCTATAGAAATGTTTTCAAATGGAGGGCGAGAGGATTTAGCCAAAAAAGAAAGTCAGGAACTTGCTATACTTCAATCATATTTACCAAGACAACTTTCTCCTGAAGAAATTGACAAAATTATCCTTGAATCTATAAAAGAAACATCTGCTCAAGGTTTGAAAGATTTAGGTAGAGTTATGCGTATAGTAATGTCACGTGTTAAGGGACTCGCTGACGGTAAAATTGTTAATCAAAGGGTTAAAGATCTCTTAACAGGCACATGA
- a CDS encoding 30S ribosomal protein S21, with protein MPYVRVRESDSFENALKKFKKQCEKEGILSEIKKREHYEKPSVKRKKKALAARKKALKKIRMAVK; from the coding sequence ATGCCCTATGTAAGGGTTCGTGAGAGTGACTCTTTCGAAAATGCTCTCAAAAAGTTTAAAAAACAATGTGAAAAAGAAGGAATACTCTCAGAAATAAAGAAAAGAGAGCATTACGAAAAGCCAAGCGTTAAAAGGAAAAAAAAGGCGCTCGCTGCTCGTAAAAAAGCTCTAAAGAAAATTAGAATGGCGGTCAAATAA